The Labeo rohita strain BAU-BD-2019 chromosome 19, IGBB_LRoh.1.0, whole genome shotgun sequence genome window below encodes:
- the LOC127182060 gene encoding SCAN domain-containing protein 3 has translation MLGPEAVKELAKVSLSDNTISRRIDDMSADIECVVLEKIRISKKFALQLDESTDISGHAQLLANVRFVDGDAIRENFLFCKALPEKVTGEEIFRVTSEYLEKRGLKWENCTSVCTDGAAAMFGCTKGFVSRVKERNPDVIVTHCFLHRAALVAKTLPADLVPVMDDVVRMVNFVKTRPVKSRIFASLCEEMGVEHKALLCHTEMRWLSRGKVLARVYELREELKVFLTNEQSDYAKLLASDEWCARLAYLADIFHHLNELNTRMQGRNENLLTSTDKINGFRSKVQLWQQHVESGNLEMFPLTTKWQDVDTAALCKTVGEHLKTLEENMSFYFSSAFTECLDWVRDPYSSTSVVGKDMTLQEQEELTELRQNRGLKLRFADLPLDSFWLAAAKAFPILANKAILTLLPFSTTYLCELSFSTLTAIKTKNRERLRAVEEELRVCLSSIPARISALCSSKQAQVSH, from the coding sequence ATGCTCGGACCTGAAGCGGTTAAAGAACTAGCCAAAGTCTCTCTCTCAGATAACACAATTTCCAGACGTATTGATGACATGTCTGCAGACATCGAATGTGTAGTTTTGGAAAAGATTCGTATCAGTAAGAAATTTGCTTTGCAACTTGATGAGTCTACTGATATTAGTGGACATGCTCAACTCTTGGCCAATGTGCGTTTTGTGGATGGAGACGCAATCAGAGAAAACTTCCTATTTTGCAAGGCATTGCCAGAAAAAGTAACAGGAGAGGAAATTTTTCGGGTCACATCAGAATATCTTGAAAAAAGAGGACTTAAGTGGGAAAACTGCACGAGCGTCTGTACTGATGGAGCTGCAGCCATGTTCGGGTGCACCAAAGGTTTTGTAAGCAGAGTGAAGGAAAGAAACCCAGATGTGATTGTTACGCACTGTTTTTTACACCGTGCGGCCCTCGTAGCCAAGACTTTACCAGCAGACCTAGTTCCTGTGATGGATGATGTTGTGCGCATGGTAAACTTTGTGAAGACACGACCTGTAAAAAGTCGCATATTTGCATCTTTGTGTGAGGAAATGGGAGTGGAGCATAAAGCCTTGCTCTGTCATACGGAGATGAGATGGTTGTCGCGCGGCAAAGTGCTGGCCCGTGTGTATGAGCTGCGGGAGGAACTTAAAGTGTTTCTGACAAATGAGCAGTCCGATTACGCAAAGCTGCTTGCAAGTGATGAGTGGTGTGCTAGGCTGGCATACCTGGCAGATATTTTTCATCATCTGAATGAACTGAACACACGAATGCAAGGCCGAAATGAAAACCTGCTCACAAGTacagataaaataaatggattccGTTCAAAGGTGCAACTCTGGCAACAACATGTGGAAAGTGGCAACCTTGAAATGTTCCCTCTCACCACGAAATGGCAAGACGTCGACACTGCTGCATTGTGCAAGACAGTAGGTGAACATTTGAAAACTCTTGAGGAGaacatgtcattttatttcTCTTCAGCCTTCACTGAATGCCTTGACTGGGTTAGGGACCCATACAGCTCAACATCAGTCGTTGGAAAGGACATGACTCTGCAGGAGCAGGAGGAACTAACTGAACTGAGACAAAATCGTGGTTTAAAGCTAAGGTTTGCTGATCTACCTTTAGACAGTTTTTGGTTGGCTGCTGCCAAGGCATTCCCAATTCTGGCAAACAAAGCTATTTTGACATTGCTCCCATTTTCCACGACATACCTGTGTGAGCTGAGCTTCTCAACCCTGACTgctataaaaactaaaaacagagAGAGACTAAGAGCTGTTGAGGAAGAGCTTCGTGTGTGTCTTTCTTCAATTCCTGCCAGGATATCAGCTCTGTGTTCATCCAAACAGGCCCAGGTTTCACACTGA